From a single Paenibacillus sp. FSL W8-0426 genomic region:
- a CDS encoding tubulin-like doman-containing protein — MKPIVREHIQQLDVSLGGGIVSEKIRVDTIDNPILIIGLGGTGIDALLRLKYQINRRFKLPQDPVSKKKMEKPANVEFLAFETNEQDRAKRYKGIGLDPINEFVLLSNAEIGGLLQNRSVLEPYITDWLSPELSITDGMNGAAGVRQAGRLLLFTKINQVVQAIDKKIKTLSVGTNKKLMVFLLTGLSGGTGSGCFLDISYIVRGIIERDHGSAGIDRVNTLGYLFTPDVNLSNKSLSEHTREYIRKNGYAALKELDYWMNVDSRGERFTQKYGNILTVNSPLPPFNLCHLISATNTEGKLLENAYDYCMNVTAENITNFMASEEKQSGEEFAIHDYISNIRTNIAQMNKVYPANYDYNIIGASSAVLPIEEMTTYLAYRMFDKMSTMFSKAPNQEDTEKFARKLGIDLESVVKAFESRVPEPLPGYQNSERLSYNNVIKHQVVNMDTELEQNFLSRAREEYIKAKKQLPGEIVGQFTDQIRRMFLHPEQGPFYVSRLIYTEKGFCVLKMIQSYIETLRENAFRIPRDIEAAQEQCEEKLGDAKSAFVSKEKKKNAYIEAKIHEYWLHADVERNDQLIEFYEDLYELLNRENSRIYNVFTETLNALSSIFAKNGDILTRGEEQIDHKGNKTYYWNVVSVPDIVSLVDSMLDKRDTDDLIRDFSRELLDNSSQWVQENEIDIVSSISDFLTEKFGDLITRSMEDFLVIKYGKDESVEKFVERHIAGKLDDEAVPVFNLSNSTGSLHFPSWGFVSVPAQAPGILKGIRNYQNNAVGKSHFTVKESEVRNRIFWLNTRNGVPLFVYTPLKVYEESYERTILDKEGIGRHLVQTEKNNWTYLPSPIPEKSWGDVYENARVKQYNARVRAEFDQALGYRIITAKTQDENTSSRYAVVTTEPFDLNAKLAGYDMRLTSSAPNLGEVKRASTDLKRLLAEGLPRVGTKDIFGSINEEMAKENLVRSPQLIVRVREELAKMEAISAKVAELESILSQHQDEEQWYDRFIEALYTDTIVKKGALYVYDRDPEEDAWEPFANLMKSRNYAEYEVFGNFRALSEKDRNTLLRKASRRDNELTASEDIAPLLAKLDDLATLYMEARDQLEYERVELANGEELYQFYRTMSAKLNDIRRRLK; from the coding sequence ACGGGAATCGATGCGCTGCTGCGTTTGAAATATCAGATTAACCGCAGGTTCAAGCTGCCGCAGGACCCGGTATCCAAAAAGAAAATGGAAAAGCCGGCCAATGTTGAATTTTTGGCTTTTGAAACGAACGAGCAGGACCGCGCCAAACGGTACAAAGGAATCGGGCTGGACCCGATCAACGAATTCGTGCTGCTGTCCAATGCCGAGATCGGCGGATTGCTGCAGAACCGCAGCGTGCTGGAGCCGTACATTACGGACTGGCTGTCGCCGGAGCTCAGCATTACGGACGGCATGAACGGGGCCGCAGGCGTTCGCCAGGCCGGCCGGCTGCTGCTGTTCACCAAGATCAACCAGGTCGTGCAGGCGATCGACAAAAAAATCAAAACGTTGTCCGTGGGCACGAACAAAAAGCTGATGGTGTTTCTGCTGACAGGGCTGTCTGGCGGAACGGGCAGCGGATGTTTTCTGGACATCTCCTACATCGTGCGCGGCATCATCGAGCGCGACCACGGTTCGGCGGGCATCGACCGCGTCAATACGCTCGGTTACCTGTTCACCCCTGACGTGAACCTGTCCAACAAAAGCCTCAGCGAACATACGAGAGAGTATATCCGCAAGAACGGCTACGCTGCGCTGAAGGAACTGGATTACTGGATGAACGTGGACAGCCGCGGCGAGCGGTTCACGCAAAAGTACGGCAACATTTTGACGGTCAATTCGCCGCTTCCGCCTTTTAATCTATGCCATCTGATCTCGGCTACGAACACGGAGGGCAAGCTGCTGGAAAACGCGTACGACTACTGCATGAACGTGACCGCAGAGAACATCACCAACTTCATGGCGAGCGAGGAGAAACAGTCTGGGGAAGAATTCGCGATCCATGACTATATCAGCAACATTCGCACCAACATCGCGCAGATGAACAAAGTGTACCCGGCCAACTACGATTACAACATCATCGGCGCTTCTTCGGCCGTATTGCCGATCGAAGAGATGACGACGTATCTGGCCTATCGCATGTTCGATAAAATGAGCACCATGTTCTCGAAGGCTCCGAACCAGGAGGATACCGAGAAGTTTGCCCGCAAGCTGGGCATCGATCTCGAAAGCGTCGTTAAAGCATTTGAATCGCGCGTGCCCGAACCGCTGCCGGGGTATCAGAACAGCGAGCGCCTGTCCTATAACAATGTAATCAAACATCAGGTGGTCAACATGGACACCGAGCTGGAGCAGAACTTCCTGTCGCGTGCACGCGAGGAATACATCAAAGCGAAGAAGCAGCTGCCCGGCGAAATCGTGGGACAATTTACCGACCAGATCCGCCGCATGTTTTTGCATCCGGAACAGGGGCCTTTCTATGTATCCCGCCTGATCTATACCGAGAAAGGCTTCTGCGTGCTGAAGATGATCCAGTCCTACATCGAAACGCTGCGCGAGAATGCCTTCCGCATCCCGCGCGATATCGAGGCGGCGCAGGAGCAATGCGAAGAGAAGCTGGGTGACGCCAAGAGCGCTTTTGTATCGAAAGAAAAGAAAAAGAATGCGTATATCGAAGCAAAAATCCATGAGTACTGGCTGCACGCCGATGTGGAGCGCAACGATCAGTTGATCGAATTCTACGAAGATCTGTACGAATTGCTGAACCGCGAGAACTCCCGCATTTACAACGTGTTCACCGAAACGCTCAATGCCCTCAGTTCGATCTTTGCCAAGAACGGCGATATTCTCACGCGCGGCGAGGAACAGATCGACCACAAAGGCAACAAAACGTATTATTGGAACGTTGTTAGCGTGCCGGATATCGTGAGCCTCGTGGACAGCATGCTGGACAAGCGCGATACCGATGACCTGATCCGCGACTTCTCGCGCGAGCTGCTGGACAATTCAAGCCAGTGGGTGCAGGAGAACGAAATCGACATCGTCAGCTCCATCTCCGACTTCCTGACCGAGAAATTCGGCGACCTGATCACCCGTTCCATGGAAGACTTCCTGGTCATCAAATACGGCAAGGACGAGTCGGTCGAGAAGTTTGTGGAACGCCACATCGCAGGCAAGCTGGATGATGAGGCCGTGCCGGTATTCAATCTGAGCAACAGCACGGGCAGCCTGCATTTCCCATCCTGGGGCTTCGTGTCGGTGCCTGCGCAGGCGCCCGGTATTCTCAAAGGGATCCGCAACTATCAGAACAACGCGGTCGGCAAATCCCACTTTACCGTCAAGGAGAGCGAGGTGCGCAACCGGATTTTCTGGCTCAACACCCGGAACGGGGTACCGCTCTTCGTCTATACCCCGCTGAAAGTTTACGAAGAGAGCTACGAGCGCACGATTCTGGACAAAGAGGGAATCGGTCGCCATCTGGTGCAGACCGAGAAAAACAACTGGACCTACCTGCCATCGCCGATTCCGGAGAAATCATGGGGCGATGTGTATGAGAATGCCCGCGTTAAACAGTACAACGCCCGCGTTCGCGCCGAATTCGACCAAGCGCTTGGGTACCGGATCATCACGGCCAAAACGCAAGATGAGAACACCAGCAGCCGCTATGCCGTGGTGACCACAGAACCGTTCGACTTGAATGCGAAGCTGGCCGGTTATGACATGCGTTTGACGTCCTCTGCGCCAAATCTGGGCGAGGTAAAGCGGGCTTCGACCGACCTGAAGCGCCTGCTTGCAGAAGGATTGCCGCGCGTTGGCACGAAGGACATTTTCGGCAGCATCAACGAAGAGATGGCCAAAGAAAACCTGGTCCGCTCGCCGCAGCTCATTGTTCGCGTGCGCGAAGAGCTGGCGAAGATGGAGGCCATCTCGGCCAAAGTCGCCGAACTGGAAAGCATCCTTTCCCAGCATCAGGACGAGGAACAGTGGTATGACCGCTTCATCGAGGCGCTCTACACGGATACGATCGTCAAAAAAGGCGCGCTGTACGTGTACGACCGCGATCCCGAGGAAGACGCGTGGGAGCCGTTCGCCAACCTGATGAAGAGCCGCAACTATGCGGAATACGAGGTGTTCGGCAACTTCCGCGCCTTGTCGGAGAAGGACCGGAACACGCTGCTGCGCAAAGCGTCCCGCCGCGACAACGAATTGACCGCGTCCGAAGACATCGCCCCATTGCTTGCGAAGTTGGACGATCTGGCCACATTGTATATGGAAGCCCGCGATCAGCTCGAGTACGAGCGGGTGGAGCTGGCCAACGGGGAGGAACTCTACCAATTCTACAGAACGATGTCGGCCAAGCTGAACGACATCCGCAGAAGGCTGAAGTAA